A DNA window from Micromonospora inyonensis contains the following coding sequences:
- a CDS encoding helix-turn-helix domain-containing protein — protein sequence MRASSGRNSGGRAIIVNDGTSPGLGGRGRRGACQARAVGTEPGGTQLPATLRRIERAAGALATASVARMDETVPWFRALPADQRSWVMLVAQAGVRSLVQWLRDGGGRADSTQEVSDEVFAIAPQALARSISLQQTVTLIKVTIDVVEEQVPHLAADGEEQQLREVVLRFSREIAFAAARAYARAAEVRGSWDARLQALLVDALLRGDSSDVLASRAAALGWADAPPVAVAVGRSPGGEVAAVLHTVYRLARRIRVGVIGGVHGDRLVVVLGGAADPLAATEKLLPAFGDGPVVVGPAVPSLDEATESARSALAGYRAAPAWPAAPRPVEAAALLPERALAGDAEARRRLRQDYYATLVRAAGELLETLDAFFASGGVLESTARALFVHPNTVRYRLRRIAEVTGLSPLVPRDAFALQVALTVGRLDPVTPVLPGPPGSERGKDR from the coding sequence GTGAGGGCGAGCAGCGGCAGGAACAGCGGCGGGCGCGCGATCATCGTCAATGATGGCACGTCGCCGGGACTCGGAGGCCGGGGCCGGCGGGGCGCGTGTCAGGCTAGGGCGGTGGGAACCGAGCCGGGGGGTACGCAACTGCCCGCCACGCTGCGCCGGATCGAACGCGCGGCGGGAGCCCTGGCCACGGCGAGCGTGGCCCGGATGGACGAGACCGTGCCCTGGTTCCGGGCGCTTCCGGCCGACCAGCGGTCCTGGGTGATGCTGGTCGCCCAGGCCGGCGTCCGCTCACTGGTGCAGTGGCTGCGCGACGGTGGCGGTCGGGCGGACAGCACCCAGGAGGTCTCCGACGAGGTCTTCGCCATCGCCCCGCAGGCCCTCGCCCGGTCGATCAGCCTCCAGCAGACCGTCACGTTGATCAAGGTGACCATCGACGTGGTGGAGGAGCAGGTCCCCCACCTGGCCGCCGACGGCGAGGAGCAGCAGTTGCGCGAGGTCGTACTGCGGTTCTCCCGGGAGATCGCCTTTGCCGCCGCGCGGGCGTACGCACGCGCCGCCGAGGTGCGGGGCTCCTGGGACGCCCGGCTCCAGGCCCTGCTGGTGGACGCGCTGCTGCGCGGGGACTCCTCGGACGTGCTGGCCAGTCGGGCCGCCGCGCTGGGCTGGGCGGACGCGCCCCCGGTGGCGGTGGCGGTGGGCCGTTCCCCCGGTGGGGAGGTGGCCGCCGTGCTGCACACCGTCTACCGGCTGGCCCGGCGGATCCGGGTCGGGGTGATCGGCGGGGTGCACGGCGACCGGCTGGTGGTGGTGCTCGGCGGCGCGGCCGACCCGCTGGCCGCCACCGAGAAGCTGCTGCCGGCGTTCGGCGACGGGCCCGTGGTGGTCGGTCCCGCCGTGCCGAGCCTGGACGAGGCGACCGAGTCCGCGCGCTCGGCGCTGGCCGGATACCGGGCGGCTCCGGCCTGGCCGGCGGCGCCGCGCCCGGTGGAGGCCGCCGCCCTGCTGCCCGAGCGGGCGCTGGCCGGGGACGCCGAGGCCCGCCGCCGGTTGCGTCAGGACTACTACGCCACCCTGGTACGTGCCGCGGGCGAACTGCTGGAGACCCTGGACGCGTTCTTCGCCTCGGGCGGGGTGCTGGAGAGCACGGCACGCGCTCTCTTCGTGCACCCGAACACGGTGCGGTACCGGTTGCGCCGGATCGCCGAGGTGACCGGTTTGTCCCCATTGGTGCCCCGGGACGCCTTCGCCCTCCAGGTGGCGCTGACCGTGGGCCGGTTGGACCCGGTCACGCCGGTACTCCCCGGGCCGCCGGGAAGCGAGCGCGGCAAGGACCGCTGA
- a CDS encoding phosphatase PAP2 family protein, with translation MIARPPLFLPLLALTALLVLAVPVLTDWVPLHRADRALSETFRGYGDHRPGLVSALRILTDVAATIPFLAAGGLAALTLLARGRRAAAVFCATVTGTVPVLWGLAHWLLHRPRPLDGFVTVTSNGFPSGHTSNAAAAALVVVLLAWPRLARTGRLVVVTAATAFAVFVGLTRVALLAHWPTDVLGGWLLALVVVPLVAYAVRERAPARAG, from the coding sequence ATGATCGCGCGCCCGCCGCTGTTCCTGCCGCTGCTCGCCCTCACCGCCCTGCTCGTGCTGGCGGTTCCGGTCCTCACCGACTGGGTGCCGCTTCACCGCGCCGACCGCGCGCTCAGCGAGACCTTCCGGGGGTACGGCGACCACCGCCCCGGGCTGGTCTCGGCCCTGCGGATCCTCACCGACGTGGCCGCCACCATCCCGTTCCTGGCCGCCGGCGGGCTCGCCGCCCTCACCCTGCTCGCCCGGGGCCGCCGCGCGGCGGCCGTGTTCTGCGCCACGGTCACCGGGACCGTGCCCGTGCTCTGGGGACTGGCCCACTGGCTGCTGCACCGTCCACGTCCGCTGGACGGCTTCGTCACCGTCACCAGCAACGGGTTCCCGAGCGGGCACACCAGCAACGCCGCTGCCGCCGCCCTGGTCGTCGTGCTGCTCGCCTGGCCCCGGCTGGCCCGCACCGGGCGGCTCGTGGTGGTGACGGCGGCCACGGCCTTCGCGGTGTTCGTCGGCCTGACCCGGGTGGCGCTGCTGGCACACTGGCCCACGGACGTCCTCGGTGGCTGGCTGCTGGCGCTGGTCGTCGTGCCGCTCGTCGCGTACGCCGTCCGGGAGCGGGCTCCCGCCCGGGCGGGTTGA
- a CDS encoding copper resistance CopC family protein — protein sequence MGGRVLRLAGWLVTIGVALVVSLWSAAPAAAHNSLTGSSPADGARLAQAPTRIELRFLARLDPNRTKITVTGPDNVPASRGAPTVNGSRVRVTFVPGAAGLYIVDYRVSSADGHPVSGEIRFTLTTGTPADPSPSPTAVTGPPPPPTPVPVDPTPSTAGASAAPAADTDPGDDDGTPAWPWGVGAVAVLAGLVAVLLVRRRPRSAG from the coding sequence ATGGGGGGCAGGGTCCTACGGCTGGCGGGTTGGCTGGTCACGATCGGCGTGGCGCTGGTGGTGTCGTTGTGGTCGGCGGCACCGGCCGCCGCGCACAACTCGCTGACCGGCAGCAGCCCTGCTGACGGTGCACGGTTGGCGCAGGCTCCGACCCGGATCGAGCTGCGTTTCCTCGCTCGACTCGATCCGAACAGGACGAAGATCACAGTAACCGGACCGGACAACGTGCCGGCGTCCCGGGGTGCCCCGACGGTGAACGGCTCCCGGGTGCGCGTGACCTTCGTGCCGGGCGCGGCCGGGCTCTACATCGTCGACTACCGGGTCAGCTCGGCGGACGGCCACCCGGTCAGTGGCGAGATCCGGTTCACGCTGACCACGGGCACCCCGGCCGACCCGTCACCGTCCCCCACGGCGGTCACCGGGCCACCCCCGCCACCCACGCCGGTCCCGGTGGACCCCACCCCGTCGACCGCCGGTGCCTCGGCCGCGCCGGCCGCCGACACCGACCCCGGTGACGACGACGGCACGCCCGCCTGGCCCTGGGGAGTCGGCGCCGTCGCCGTGCTCGCCGGGCTCGTCGCCGTGCTGCTGGTCCGCCGCCGTCCCCGGTCGGCCGGCTGA
- a CDS encoding transposase encodes MSVQPAPWPEPDRRIAAAIAAKYRGRRARPLAVQIRDRLGEWLHDADFVAAFGVRGRPGWSPSRLALVTVLQRVENLTDRQAAEAARNRLDWQYLLGLPLDDPGFDHTVLAEFRTRVADAGLEHLVLDALLTRLAEAGLLSAGGKQRTDSTHVAAAVAALNRLELVGESIRAALEALAAAHPQWLAGRICVPDFADRYGSPMTGWRPPVSQAKRDALAIVYARDGYRLLEAVHDQHAPAWLAQIPAVDVLRQVLVQHYTRTVTSRGREVITRREKAPEGDGLPPGHIRIASPYDTDARWGVKREEFWLGYKLHVTETCDDAAPCGCRQPGGHTPAGRPGRTGDRHEAACPQLRPNLITHVATTDATVTDNRMTEPIHDALADMSLTPGRHYLDSGYLSAALVVSELARHGITLIGPLLADCSAQARAGKGYARADFTIDYDTRTVTCPQGRKATSWTPCTQYGKPAIVATFATSDCGPCPARTLCTTGRRRQLSLLPRELAEAQTTIRAAEHTLGFQADYARRAGVEGTIHQAISHGARRARYRGLPKTRLDHIFMACALNLLRLEAFWNGTPLDRRRTSHLSRLELGLAA; translated from the coding sequence GTGTCTGTGCAGCCCGCGCCGTGGCCGGAGCCGGACCGGCGGATCGCGGCGGCGATCGCGGCGAAGTATCGGGGTCGGCGTGCCCGGCCGTTGGCGGTGCAGATCCGTGACCGGCTGGGTGAATGGCTGCATGATGCGGACTTCGTCGCGGCGTTCGGGGTTCGTGGCCGGCCGGGTTGGTCGCCGTCGCGGTTGGCGCTGGTGACGGTGTTGCAGCGGGTGGAGAATCTCACTGACCGGCAAGCGGCCGAGGCGGCGCGTAACCGGCTGGACTGGCAGTATCTGCTCGGTCTGCCGTTGGACGATCCAGGGTTCGACCACACGGTGCTGGCCGAGTTCCGCACCAGGGTGGCCGACGCCGGTCTGGAACACCTCGTGCTGGACGCGTTGCTGACCCGGCTGGCCGAGGCTGGTCTGCTCTCCGCTGGCGGCAAGCAGCGCACCGATTCCACACATGTCGCCGCGGCGGTGGCCGCGCTCAACCGTCTGGAACTGGTCGGGGAAAGCATCCGGGCGGCTTTGGAGGCCCTGGCCGCGGCGCATCCACAGTGGCTGGCCGGGCGGATCTGCGTGCCGGATTTCGCCGATCGTTATGGCAGCCCGATGACCGGTTGGCGGCCGCCGGTCTCGCAGGCCAAACGCGACGCACTGGCGATCGTCTACGCCCGCGACGGCTACCGGCTGCTGGAGGCGGTCCACGACCAGCACGCACCGGCCTGGCTGGCCCAGATACCGGCGGTGGACGTGCTGCGCCAGGTACTGGTGCAGCACTACACCCGCACGGTCACCAGTCGCGGGCGGGAGGTGATTACCCGGCGGGAGAAAGCGCCTGAGGGCGACGGTCTCCCGCCCGGCCATATCCGCATCGCTTCCCCGTACGACACCGATGCCCGGTGGGGTGTCAAACGAGAAGAGTTCTGGCTGGGCTACAAACTGCACGTCACCGAGACCTGCGACGACGCTGCGCCGTGCGGCTGCCGACAGCCCGGCGGGCACACCCCGGCAGGGCGACCGGGGCGCACCGGCGACAGGCACGAGGCCGCCTGCCCACAGCTACGGCCGAACCTGATCACGCATGTAGCCACCACCGACGCGACCGTGACCGACAACCGGATGACCGAACCCATCCACGACGCCCTCGCCGATATGAGCCTCACCCCCGGCCGGCACTACCTCGACTCCGGCTACCTGTCCGCCGCGCTCGTGGTCTCCGAACTCGCCCGGCACGGCATCACGCTGATCGGCCCGTTGCTGGCCGACTGTTCCGCCCAGGCCCGCGCCGGCAAGGGCTACGCCCGCGCCGACTTCACCATCGACTACGACACGCGCACCGTGACCTGCCCACAAGGCAGAAAGGCCACCTCCTGGACACCGTGCACCCAGTACGGCAAGCCCGCCATCGTGGCCACCTTCGCTACCAGCGACTGCGGCCCCTGCCCCGCCCGGACCCTATGCACCACCGGAAGACGACGACAACTGTCCCTACTACCCCGGGAACTGGCCGAGGCCCAGACCACCATCCGGGCCGCCGAACACACCCTCGGCTTCCAAGCCGACTACGCCCGCCGTGCCGGAGTGGAAGGCACCATCCACCAAGCCATCTCCCACGGCGCCCGCCGCGCCCGCTACCGCGGACTACCCAAGACCCGCCTCGACCACATCTTCATGGCCTGCGCCCTCAACCTGCTCCGCCTCGAAGCCTTCTGGAACGGAACACCACTGGACCGACGAAGAACCAGCCACCTCTCACGCCTCGAACTCGGCCTCGCTGCATGA
- the gltX gene encoding glutamate--tRNA ligase has translation MTVRVRFAPSPTGMFHVGGARSALQNWIYAKQQGGVFVLRVEDTDAARNRPEWTEGILSALDWIGIARGSYEGPYFQSQNAGEHRAAAGRLRESGRAYYCDCTREAVQARSGSQYAGYDGFCRNRGLEPGEGRALRFRTPDEGVTKVVDLIRGEPTFENKLIEDFVIARGDGSPVFLLANVVDDMTMGITHVIRAEEHLPNTPKQQLLWEALGVRPPVWAHVPVVVNEKRQKLSKRRDKVALEAYRDEGYLAAAMRNYLMLLGWAPSGDREIVPWSVIEEEFRLEEVNPSPAFFDEKKLRAFNGEYIRALPVEEFVAACQPWLTGTATIPPPPWQPAEFDADAFAAVAPLAQTRIAVLSEIVPNVDFLFLASPLVDEAAWAKAMKEGSGALLDAATAAFEALETWDAESLKSTLEAVGAERGLKLGKAQAPVRVAVTGRSVGLPLFESMEVLGRDRTLARLRAARVRLP, from the coding sequence GTGACGGTACGTGTGCGATTCGCCCCCTCTCCGACCGGTATGTTCCACGTCGGCGGTGCCCGCTCCGCCCTCCAGAACTGGATCTATGCCAAGCAGCAGGGCGGGGTGTTCGTGCTTCGCGTCGAGGACACCGACGCGGCGCGGAACAGGCCGGAGTGGACCGAGGGCATCCTGTCGGCGCTGGACTGGATCGGCATCGCGCGCGGCTCCTACGAGGGGCCGTACTTCCAGTCGCAGAACGCCGGTGAGCACCGGGCCGCCGCCGGGCGCCTGCGCGAGTCCGGCCGGGCGTACTACTGCGACTGCACCCGGGAGGCGGTGCAGGCCCGCAGTGGCTCCCAGTACGCCGGCTACGACGGCTTCTGCCGGAACCGGGGCCTGGAGCCGGGCGAGGGACGGGCGCTGCGCTTCCGCACCCCGGACGAGGGCGTGACGAAGGTGGTCGACCTGATCCGGGGCGAGCCCACCTTCGAGAACAAGCTCATCGAGGACTTCGTCATCGCCCGGGGCGACGGCTCGCCGGTGTTCCTGCTGGCCAACGTGGTCGACGACATGACCATGGGGATCACCCACGTGATCCGGGCCGAGGAGCACCTGCCGAACACCCCCAAGCAGCAGTTGCTCTGGGAGGCGCTCGGCGTGCGGCCGCCGGTGTGGGCGCACGTGCCGGTGGTGGTGAACGAGAAGCGGCAGAAGCTCTCCAAGCGCCGCGACAAGGTCGCCCTGGAGGCGTACCGGGACGAGGGCTACCTCGCCGCCGCGATGCGCAACTACCTGATGTTGCTCGGCTGGGCGCCCTCCGGCGACCGGGAGATCGTCCCGTGGTCGGTGATCGAGGAGGAGTTCCGGCTGGAGGAGGTCAACCCCTCCCCCGCCTTCTTCGACGAGAAGAAGCTGCGTGCGTTCAACGGTGAGTACATCCGGGCGCTGCCGGTCGAGGAGTTCGTCGCCGCCTGCCAGCCGTGGCTCACCGGCACCGCGACGATCCCACCGCCGCCGTGGCAGCCGGCGGAGTTCGACGCGGACGCCTTCGCGGCGGTCGCCCCGCTGGCGCAGACGCGGATCGCGGTGCTCAGCGAGATCGTGCCGAATGTGGACTTCCTCTTCCTCGCCTCGCCGCTGGTCGACGAGGCGGCCTGGGCGAAGGCGATGAAGGAGGGCTCGGGCGCGCTGCTGGACGCCGCGACCGCCGCCTTCGAGGCGCTGGAGACCTGGGACGCGGAGTCGCTCAAGTCGACCCTGGAGGCGGTCGGCGCGGAGCGTGGGCTCAAGCTCGGCAAGGCCCAGGCCCCGGTCCGGGTCGCGGTGACCGGCCGCAGCGTCGGGCTGCCACTGTTCGAGTCGATGGAGGTGCTCGGCCGCGACCGCACCCTGGCCCGGTTGCGCGCCGCCCGGGTCCGGCTTCCCTGA
- a CDS encoding MFS transporter has translation MSAVDPIPGAPPAALAEPTVPVRRGWIALLVAANLGLWMAFFTPLQVLLPQQVERIAPDAKETMLAVVTGAGALAAVLANPLAGALSDRTGGRVAGRRLGRRHLWTAGGALVGALALVLLAQQRTILGVTVVWVAAQVCFNAMLASLTTAVPDRVPVAQRGAVSGWVGIPQPLGLVLGVLLVTTLVTGHAAGYLAVAVAVLVLALPFALFTPDDPLPRAHRPPLSPRALLAAVSPRRHPDFGWAWITRFLIQLGNALGTLYLLYFLTDGVRHPDPDGALLVLILLYTAGLATTTVLAGWLSDRTGWRRVFVVVAGVVIAGAALLLAAAPVWSAVVVAALLLGAGYGVYLSVDAALITQVLPAAADRARDLGVINIANSAPQVLGPAISAPIVVHLGGYPALYGATALVTLLGSVLVLRIRTVR, from the coding sequence GTGAGCGCCGTCGACCCGATCCCCGGTGCGCCGCCGGCCGCGCTCGCCGAACCGACCGTGCCGGTACGGCGCGGCTGGATCGCCCTGCTCGTCGCCGCCAACCTCGGCCTCTGGATGGCCTTCTTCACCCCACTCCAGGTGCTCCTGCCGCAGCAGGTCGAGCGGATCGCCCCGGACGCCAAGGAGACGATGCTCGCGGTGGTCACCGGGGCCGGGGCGCTCGCCGCCGTGCTGGCCAACCCGCTGGCCGGCGCGTTGTCGGACCGTACCGGTGGCCGGGTCGCCGGCCGGCGCCTCGGTCGCCGGCACCTGTGGACGGCCGGCGGCGCGCTGGTCGGCGCTCTCGCCCTGGTGCTGCTGGCCCAGCAGCGGACCATCCTCGGCGTGACGGTGGTCTGGGTCGCCGCCCAGGTCTGCTTCAACGCGATGCTGGCCAGCCTCACCACGGCCGTGCCGGACCGGGTTCCGGTCGCCCAGCGGGGCGCGGTCTCCGGTTGGGTCGGGATCCCCCAGCCGCTCGGACTGGTGCTCGGGGTGCTGCTGGTTACCACGCTGGTCACCGGCCACGCCGCCGGCTACCTCGCGGTCGCGGTGGCCGTGCTGGTGCTCGCCCTTCCCTTCGCCCTGTTCACCCCGGACGACCCGTTGCCCCGCGCGCACCGGCCCCCGCTGAGCCCCCGCGCGCTGCTGGCCGCCGTCAGCCCGCGCCGGCACCCCGACTTCGGCTGGGCCTGGATCACCCGGTTCCTGATCCAGCTCGGCAACGCGCTGGGCACCCTCTATCTGCTGTACTTCCTCACCGACGGGGTGCGCCACCCCGACCCGGACGGCGCGCTGCTCGTGCTGATCCTGCTCTACACGGCGGGACTCGCCACCACCACCGTGCTCGCCGGGTGGCTGTCGGACCGGACCGGCTGGCGGAGGGTCTTCGTGGTCGTCGCCGGGGTGGTGATCGCGGGAGCCGCGCTGCTGCTCGCCGCCGCGCCGGTCTGGTCGGCCGTGGTGGTCGCCGCGCTGCTGCTCGGCGCGGGCTACGGCGTCTACCTGTCGGTGGACGCCGCGCTGATCACCCAGGTCCTGCCGGCCGCCGCGGACCGCGCCCGGGACCTCGGCGTGATCAACATCGCCAACTCCGCACCCCAGGTGCTCGGTCCGGCGATCTCCGCCCCGATCGTGGTGCACCTCGGTGGCTACCCGGCGCTGTACGGGGCGACCGCGCTGGTGACCCTGCTCGGCAGCGTCCTGGTGCTGCGGATCCGTACGGTCCGCTGA
- a CDS encoding GH1 family beta-glucosidase, which yields MQTPVFPAGFRWGVSTSAYQVEGAADTDGRGPSIWDTFAHRPGRIADGSSGDVACDHYHRYAEDVALMAGLGISAYRFSVAWPRVQPSGSGPASPRGLDFYDRLVDALLARDIDPVATLYHWDLPQPVEDAGGWLHRDSAGRFAEYADLVAARLGDRVRLWITLNEPFVHMSFGYGLGTHAPGRQLLVDAVPAAHHQLLGHGLAVAALRTRTTSPVALTNNYAPVRVLGDTDADRAAGEAYDALHNRLFTDPVLGLGYPPGLDPGPEVVRDGDLATIVAPIDVLGVNYYNPTAVRAPEEGSPLPFELAELDGYPRTAFDWPVVPEGLRELLVGLRDRYGDALPPIEITESGCAYDDEPDADGRVHDPERIAYLDGHLRALRAAVDEGVDVRGYFVWSLLDNWEWAEGFTKRFGLVHVDADTLARTPKSSYAWYRDVIARSRRHGA from the coding sequence ATGCAGACGCCCGTGTTCCCCGCCGGCTTCCGTTGGGGAGTGTCCACCTCGGCCTACCAGGTCGAGGGCGCCGCCGACACCGACGGTCGCGGCCCGTCGATCTGGGACACCTTCGCCCACCGGCCGGGACGGATCGCCGACGGCAGCAGCGGGGACGTCGCCTGCGACCATTACCACCGGTACGCCGAGGACGTCGCCCTGATGGCCGGGCTCGGCATCTCCGCGTACCGGTTCTCGGTCGCCTGGCCCCGGGTGCAGCCATCCGGTTCCGGCCCGGCCTCGCCGCGCGGCCTGGACTTCTACGACCGCCTGGTGGACGCGCTGCTGGCCCGGGACATCGACCCGGTCGCCACCCTCTACCACTGGGACCTGCCGCAGCCTGTCGAGGACGCGGGCGGCTGGCTGCACCGGGACAGTGCCGGACGCTTCGCCGAGTACGCCGACCTGGTCGCCGCCCGCCTCGGCGACCGGGTACGCCTCTGGATCACGCTCAACGAACCGTTCGTGCACATGAGCTTCGGCTACGGCCTGGGCACCCACGCCCCCGGCCGGCAGCTCCTCGTCGACGCCGTACCGGCCGCCCACCACCAGCTCCTCGGGCACGGCCTGGCCGTCGCCGCCCTGCGCACCCGGACGACCAGCCCGGTCGCCCTTACCAACAACTACGCGCCGGTGCGGGTCCTCGGCGACACCGACGCCGACCGGGCCGCCGGGGAGGCGTACGACGCGCTGCACAACCGGCTGTTCACCGACCCGGTGCTCGGCCTCGGCTACCCGCCCGGTCTCGACCCCGGGCCGGAGGTCGTCCGCGACGGGGACCTGGCGACCATCGTCGCGCCGATCGACGTGCTCGGCGTCAACTACTACAACCCGACCGCCGTCCGCGCCCCCGAGGAGGGCTCGCCGCTGCCGTTCGAGCTGGCCGAGCTGGACGGGTACCCGCGCACCGCCTTCGACTGGCCGGTGGTCCCGGAGGGGTTGCGCGAGTTGCTGGTCGGCCTGCGTGACCGGTACGGCGACGCACTGCCCCCGATCGAGATCACCGAGAGCGGCTGCGCGTACGACGACGAACCCGACGCCGACGGGCGGGTGCACGACCCGGAGCGGATCGCCTACCTGGACGGTCACCTGCGCGCGCTCCGGGCCGCCGTCGACGAGGGCGTGGACGTGCGCGGCTACTTCGTCTGGTCGCTGCTGGACAACTGGGAGTGGGCGGAGGGCTTCACCAAGCGGTTCGGCCTGGTGCACGTCGACGCCGACACCCTCGCGCGCACCCCGAAGTCGTCGTACGCCTGGTACCGGGACGTGATCGCCCGCAGCCGACGACACGGGGCGTGA
- a CDS encoding SRPBCC family protein: MILVERSAHVAAPVEAVWDVVQRAEQLPAWLAGVRAAEVLSGEGYGRRQLVQAGRGAAHEAEVIAFQEPNLIGWRERAKGAGARAEARTEIYVQLTADEEEGGTVVRLIVVRWPAGPVKAALLRLGLRRVGADLEDSLARLTDLAAVG, encoded by the coding sequence ATGATCCTCGTGGAACGCAGTGCGCACGTGGCGGCGCCGGTGGAAGCGGTCTGGGACGTGGTGCAGCGGGCCGAGCAGTTGCCGGCCTGGCTGGCCGGCGTACGAGCGGCCGAGGTGCTCTCGGGAGAGGGCTACGGTCGCCGGCAACTGGTCCAGGCCGGGCGCGGCGCGGCGCACGAGGCGGAGGTGATCGCCTTCCAGGAACCCAACCTCATCGGTTGGCGGGAACGGGCCAAGGGCGCCGGTGCCCGGGCGGAGGCGCGCACCGAGATCTACGTCCAGCTCACCGCCGACGAGGAGGAGGGCGGCACGGTCGTCCGCCTCATCGTCGTCCGCTGGCCGGCCGGTCCGGTCAAGGCGGCCCTGCTCCGGCTCGGCCTGCGTCGGGTCGGCGCCGACCTGGAGGATTCGCTCGCCCGGCTGACCGACCTGGCCGCCGTCGGCTGA